CGGGATTTTGTGAGACGTTTTTAATGCAATGTTCAAGCTGATGGGAAGGGAGAGATAATGCGCGACAAGCAAGAGATCGTCAGAAACTGGCTGCCACGTTACACCGGCACGCCGCTGGAAAATTTCGGCAAATATATCCTGTTGACGAATTTCCAGAACTATGTGGAATGGTTTGCGCAGGCGCATAACGTCGAGGTGCAAGGGCGCGACAAGGCGATGCCCAACGCGCACGCAGATGGCCTGAGCATCATCAACTTCAGCATGGGCAGCGCGAATGCGGCGACGATCATGGACCTGCTTTCCGCAGTCGCGCCGAAAGCGGTTTTGTTCCTTGGCAAATGCGGCGGCCTGAAGAAAAAGAATCAGCTCGGCGATTTGATCTTGCCGATCGCCGCGGTGCGCGGCGAAGGTACATCGAACGATTATTTTCCGGCGGAAGTTCCGGCGCTGCCGGCGTTCACCTTGCAGCGTGCGGTGTCATCGACGATCCGCGATTTCGGCAAGGACTATTGGACTGGCACGGTCTACACCACCAACCGTCGCGTCTGGGAGCATGACGAGGCGTTCAAGTCCTACCTGCGTCGCACGCGCTGCATGGCGATCGACATGGAGACCGCGACGATCTTCATCACCGCGTTTGCGAATCGCATTCCGGCCGGCGCGTTATTGCTGGTCAGCGATCAGCCGATGGTGCCGGAAGGCGTGAAAACGGCCGAGAGCGATCGCATCGTCACGTCGCAGTTCGTTGAATTGCAGATACGCATTGGCATCGACGCGCTGAAGGAAATTCGCGACGAAGGCAAATCGGTCAAGCACCTGCATTTTTGAGACGGAATCAGTTCGGGCGTTTGGCATTCGGATCCAGCGCCCAGTCGAACGCCAGATAGATCACGGTCGGGGGCTTGCCGGCCTCGAACCGTACGCGGCAATCGAAAGCGGTTTTGTATTCGCTCGACAGCCCCGCATCGAACGCGATCTTGGAGGCAACATGCACCACCTTGTCGTTGTCCGTGGTGAGGTTGTTTCGCATATCGGCAGCATCGAGCGCGTACGACTTGCCGCTCAGCTTGGCGTTGACCGCCTGTGTACAAACATCGACCGCCTGTTGCTCGGGGCTTCCACCACAGCCACCCAACACCAGCAGAACCGGCAACACCCAGAACATGGAGCGCATAGCTATCTCCCTCCGTTCATCGCAATTGGCGAGCTCCCCGACAGGGCCGGCTCGTGGGCCGGTTTTCTCTGTCGGAATAAGTATAGCGCCGCGCGATCAATAACGCGGTAAAGATGGATCGATTTCGTTGGACCACGCATCGATGCCGCCTTCGACATTAAACACGTGGCGAAAACCTTGTTCGCGGAAATATTCGGCAGCGTTGCGGCTGGAGTTGCCGTGATGGCAGAGGAACGCCAACGGCGTGTCTTTGTCGAGCGCAAGCAGGCGCGCTTCGCTGGATTCGTCCAGCA
The sequence above is drawn from the Pseudolysobacter antarcticus genome and encodes:
- a CDS encoding AMP nucleosidase, producing MRDKQEIVRNWLPRYTGTPLENFGKYILLTNFQNYVEWFAQAHNVEVQGRDKAMPNAHADGLSIINFSMGSANAATIMDLLSAVAPKAVLFLGKCGGLKKKNQLGDLILPIAAVRGEGTSNDYFPAEVPALPAFTLQRAVSSTIRDFGKDYWTGTVYTTNRRVWEHDEAFKSYLRRTRCMAIDMETATIFITAFANRIPAGALLLVSDQPMVPEGVKTAESDRIVTSQFVELQIRIGIDALKEIRDEGKSVKHLHF